Proteins encoded by one window of Phytohabitans houttuyneae:
- a CDS encoding cupin domain-containing protein: MEHFTIATVAEENRDFRRVLWTGEHAQLVIMTIPPNGEIGEEVHEDTDQILTFVSGVGEAKVGGRTRKVAQGDLVAVPAGTKHNFVNTGPNPLVLYTVYGPPEHADGAVHKTKEEADKAEESGQDEPPSK, translated from the coding sequence ATGGAGCATTTCACGATCGCGACCGTCGCCGAGGAGAACCGGGACTTCCGGCGCGTTCTGTGGACTGGCGAGCACGCACAGCTAGTGATCATGACCATCCCGCCGAACGGTGAGATCGGCGAGGAGGTGCACGAGGACACCGACCAGATCCTCACGTTCGTCAGCGGCGTGGGCGAGGCGAAGGTCGGCGGCCGAACCCGGAAGGTCGCCCAGGGAGACCTCGTCGCGGTACCGGCCGGCACGAAGCACAACTTCGTCAACACCGGCCCCAACCCTCTGGTCCTCTACACGGTGTACGGCCCGCCCGAGCACGCGGACGGCGCGGTGCACAAGACGAAGGAAGAGGCCGACAAGGCCGAGGAGTCCGGCCAGGACGAGCCGCCGTCGAAGTAA
- a CDS encoding potassium channel family protein — protein sequence MIHLPSPARGPLRALSTRLVAAVGLVLGIVFVVFLDRDGYRDVNEDGLTLLDCFYYAVVSLSTTGYGDITPISESARLVNVIVITPARVLFLIILVGTTLEVLTEQYRTNARLTRWRRLLKDHVIVCGYGTKGRSAVAALRENGFDTRRIVVVESDRAAVRQATSDGLVALEGSATRSSILADAHVKDAKAVIIATDTDEANVLVTLTARQMTAGKVRIIAAAREAENAPLLKQSGAHQVIVSSATAGRLLGLSTSAPPLIDVVEDLLTPGHGMALALRSADRAEVGKSPRKVSELVIALVRHGRVLSLASPECAMIETGDLLVYIRDDTAAPVETTVSRDAS from the coding sequence GTGATCCATCTACCGTCACCCGCGCGGGGGCCGCTACGCGCGCTCAGCACGCGCCTGGTCGCCGCGGTCGGCCTGGTGCTGGGCATCGTCTTCGTGGTCTTCCTGGACCGCGACGGCTACCGCGACGTCAACGAGGACGGGCTCACGCTCCTCGACTGCTTCTATTACGCGGTCGTGTCGCTGTCGACGACGGGCTACGGCGACATCACCCCGATCTCGGAGAGCGCGCGGCTCGTCAACGTCATCGTGATCACGCCGGCGCGGGTGCTCTTCCTGATCATCCTGGTCGGCACGACACTTGAGGTGCTTACCGAGCAGTACCGCACGAATGCTCGCCTTACGCGGTGGAGAAGGCTCTTGAAGGACCACGTGATCGTCTGCGGCTACGGGACGAAGGGACGCAGTGCCGTCGCGGCGCTGCGCGAAAACGGCTTCGACACCAGGCGCATCGTCGTGGTCGAGTCCGACCGCGCGGCGGTGCGGCAGGCGACGTCCGACGGGCTTGTCGCGCTGGAGGGTTCGGCCACCCGCTCGTCCATCCTGGCCGACGCGCATGTCAAGGACGCCAAGGCGGTCATCATCGCGACCGACACCGACGAGGCGAACGTCCTGGTGACCCTCACCGCGCGGCAGATGACCGCCGGCAAGGTGCGGATCATCGCCGCCGCGCGCGAGGCGGAAAACGCCCCTCTCCTCAAGCAGAGCGGCGCCCACCAGGTGATCGTCTCCTCCGCGACGGCCGGCCGCCTGCTGGGTCTCTCCACGTCCGCGCCGCCCCTCATCGACGTGGTGGAAGACCTCCTCACCCCCGGACACGGCATGGCGCTGGCGCTCCGCTCGGCCGACCGCGCCGAGGTGGGCAAGTCGCCCCGCAAGGTGAGCGAGCTGGTGATCGCCCTGGTCCGCCACGGACGCGTGCTTTCGCTCGCCTCTCCCGAATGCGCGATGATCGAGACCGGCGACCTGCTGGTCTACATCCGCGACGACACCGCGGCACCGGTCGAGACCACCGTCAGCCGCGACGCCTCCTAG
- a CDS encoding sigma 54-interacting transcriptional regulator — MTSTPDTIRTVGALRASGHRHRTVKEELRENLLAQMRDGSPRFPGIVGYDDTVLPEVERAILAGHDMVLLGERGQGKTRVIRSLVGLLDEWTPVIEGSELNEHPYEPLTPTSRRQAEELGDELPIRWLHRSRRYGEKLATPDTSVGDLIGDVDPIRVAQGRTLGDPETIHFGLVPRTNRGIFAVNELPDLAERIQVSLLNVLEERDVQVRGYQLRLPLDLLLVASANPEDYTNRGRIITPLKDRFGAEIRTHYPLELGLELDLIRQEARLVAEVPDHVLEVIARFARAVRESPSVDARSGVSARFAIAAAETVAASALRRSGIVGEPIPTARIGDATSITSTLRGKVEFESGEEGREIEVLAHLLRTATAETFRARLAGLDLSGFTDLVAEGAIVETGELVGAEDLLRQVGTVPGLAKVLERLGFDDAPTVQQAAAGVEFALEGLHLTRRLSKAMTEEGRTLYGSRE, encoded by the coding sequence GTGACATCAACGCCTGACACCATCAGGACGGTCGGTGCGCTCCGCGCGAGCGGTCACCGGCACCGCACGGTCAAGGAAGAGCTCCGCGAAAATCTTCTGGCTCAGATGCGCGACGGCAGCCCACGGTTTCCCGGCATCGTCGGATACGACGACACCGTGCTGCCCGAGGTCGAGCGCGCCATCCTCGCCGGCCACGACATGGTCCTGCTCGGTGAGCGTGGCCAGGGCAAGACCCGCGTCATCCGCTCGCTTGTCGGGCTCCTCGACGAGTGGACGCCTGTGATCGAGGGCTCCGAGCTCAACGAGCACCCGTACGAGCCGCTCACCCCGACCTCCCGCCGCCAGGCCGAGGAGCTCGGCGACGAGCTGCCGATCCGCTGGCTGCACCGCTCCCGGCGGTACGGCGAGAAGCTCGCCACGCCGGACACGAGCGTCGGCGACCTCATCGGCGACGTCGACCCCATCCGGGTGGCGCAGGGCCGCACCCTCGGCGACCCGGAGACCATCCACTTCGGACTCGTGCCGCGCACCAACCGCGGCATCTTCGCGGTCAACGAGCTGCCCGACCTCGCCGAGCGGATCCAGGTCTCGCTGCTCAACGTGCTGGAGGAGCGCGACGTGCAGGTCCGCGGCTACCAGCTGCGCCTCCCGCTCGACCTGCTGCTCGTGGCCAGCGCCAACCCCGAGGACTACACCAACCGCGGCCGCATCATCACGCCGCTCAAGGACCGTTTCGGCGCCGAGATCCGTACCCACTATCCGCTGGAGCTGGGGCTGGAGCTCGACCTGATCCGCCAGGAGGCGCGGCTCGTGGCCGAGGTGCCCGACCACGTCCTGGAGGTCATCGCCCGCTTCGCCCGCGCGGTCCGCGAGTCGCCGTCGGTCGACGCCCGCTCCGGTGTCTCCGCGCGCTTCGCGATCGCGGCGGCCGAGACGGTGGCCGCGTCGGCGCTGCGCCGCAGCGGCATCGTGGGCGAGCCGATCCCGACCGCCCGCATCGGCGACGCCACCTCGATCACCAGCACGCTGCGCGGCAAGGTCGAGTTCGAGAGTGGCGAGGAGGGGCGCGAGATCGAGGTACTCGCCCACCTGCTCCGCACCGCGACCGCCGAGACGTTCCGGGCCCGGCTGGCGGGGCTCGACCTGTCCGGCTTCACCGACCTGGTGGCCGAGGGCGCGATCGTGGAGACCGGCGAGCTTGTCGGCGCCGAAGACCTGCTGCGCCAGGTCGGCACCGTGCCCGGGCTGGCCAAGGTGCTCGAGCGGCTCGGCTTCGACGACGCGCCAACGGTCCAGCAGGCCGCCGCCGGCGTGGAGTTCGCACTGGAAGGGCTGCACCTGACCCGCCGCCTCTCCAAGGCCATGACCGAGGAGGGGCGCACCCTCTACGGGAGCCGGGAATGA
- a CDS encoding sensor histidine kinase, which produces MLLGRLRIRGKLAVLVMVPLLLVGVLTVPLVVNRAGLAGRAADTARTVRIASEVGGLVGDLQQERMLSVGYLLGTVDTAGLTLQSTAVADRTADLRASLGDDLPPAVSRAIDTIGDLEKVRAGVLGRAIRSDQVIAAYGAVTARILDSLRLLDNIDVASAGGRQVVALDAVLQMNDLISAGAALMVVMVAERSAGSMTGYTANIAALQAIITRFNAYATPEQSSLFQLVQQALNDRVGADFPVTVQTNPLQALARFTVQQLYPSLESFIVLGRFVERKIVTDVTAEVERQQTVVLTTAYGVITLALLVLIGVVLMSVVVARAVARPLSSLTRSAERVATVAETELRRVADEDADDEAEPIHLEPVDVRSADEIGDLARAFDRVQTTAARLVERQVSSRRNVAQMFGHVGRRTQNLVGRQIALIDRLEQEETDPQRLQQLYRLDHVSSRLRRNAGSLVVLSGSAGVSGAEEHIVPLPLADIVRLALGEIEEYTRVDVQVPGGIAVAPAVTGDLVLLLAEVMENATVFSPPHTRVTVNAMVTGHVVRLRVVDHGLGLSPERIAEENARLARRERLDLAPTEVLGLFVVGRLARKHGLAVALSETPGGGVTVTVDIGQDHLVRTAIQEPDPVPPPQPPKPARGLASVRHLNVAPSYGGDEPAVVQRAVARALVATAEHEPSFNVDALDRATRTIGSGNSWNAFAPRPAAPPVPPADPAPAATPAPAPRTAPTHGGLRQRVPGAQLPEGTAPGADRTPAPTGVDAATARALVEEFEAGVRRAESTVSDEPVARSEVPPVIAPPAPGPRAPLTRRVPGATLPADIPTQPPPQVLPDQWSPDPDAARDSLEQFESGVARALQQEGTQQ; this is translated from the coding sequence GTGCTGCTCGGTAGGCTGCGCATCCGCGGCAAGCTGGCGGTCCTGGTCATGGTGCCGCTGCTCCTCGTCGGTGTGCTCACCGTCCCGCTCGTCGTCAACCGGGCCGGCCTCGCCGGCCGTGCCGCGGACACCGCCCGCACCGTGCGGATCGCCAGCGAGGTCGGCGGCCTCGTCGGTGACCTGCAGCAGGAGCGCATGCTGTCGGTCGGCTACCTGCTCGGCACCGTCGACACCGCCGGCCTCACGCTGCAGAGCACCGCGGTCGCCGACCGCACCGCGGACCTGCGCGCGTCGCTCGGCGACGACCTGCCGCCCGCCGTGTCGCGGGCGATCGACACGATCGGCGACCTGGAGAAAGTACGCGCCGGCGTGCTCGGCAGGGCCATCCGCAGCGACCAGGTGATCGCGGCGTACGGCGCGGTGACCGCCCGCATCCTCGACTCGCTGCGTCTGCTCGACAACATCGACGTGGCCAGCGCCGGCGGGCGGCAGGTTGTCGCACTCGACGCCGTACTCCAGATGAACGACCTGATCAGCGCCGGCGCCGCGCTGATGGTGGTCATGGTCGCCGAGCGCAGCGCCGGCTCGATGACCGGCTACACCGCCAACATCGCCGCGCTGCAGGCCATCATCACGCGCTTCAACGCGTACGCGACGCCGGAGCAGAGCAGCCTCTTCCAGCTCGTCCAGCAGGCACTCAACGACCGGGTGGGCGCCGACTTCCCGGTCACGGTGCAGACCAACCCGCTCCAGGCGCTGGCCCGGTTCACGGTGCAGCAGCTCTACCCGTCGCTCGAGTCGTTCATCGTCCTGGGCCGGTTCGTCGAGCGCAAGATCGTCACGGACGTCACGGCGGAGGTCGAGCGGCAGCAGACGGTCGTCCTCACCACCGCGTACGGCGTCATCACGCTCGCCCTCCTCGTGCTCATCGGCGTCGTGCTGATGAGCGTCGTCGTGGCGCGCGCGGTGGCCCGGCCGCTGTCAAGCCTCACCCGCTCCGCCGAACGCGTGGCCACCGTCGCCGAGACCGAGCTGCGGCGGGTCGCCGACGAGGACGCCGACGACGAGGCCGAACCCATCCATCTGGAACCCGTCGACGTCCGCTCCGCCGACGAGATCGGCGACCTCGCCCGCGCGTTCGACAGGGTGCAGACCACCGCCGCCCGGCTTGTCGAGCGGCAGGTCAGCAGCCGGCGGAACGTGGCGCAGATGTTCGGCCACGTCGGCCGCCGCACGCAGAACCTGGTGGGCCGGCAGATCGCGCTCATCGACCGGCTGGAGCAGGAGGAGACCGACCCGCAGCGGCTGCAGCAGCTGTACCGGCTCGACCACGTCTCCAGCCGCCTGCGGCGCAACGCGGGAAGCCTCGTCGTGCTCTCCGGCTCGGCCGGCGTCTCCGGTGCGGAGGAGCACATCGTGCCGCTGCCGCTCGCCGACATCGTGCGCCTCGCGCTCGGCGAGATCGAGGAGTACACCCGAGTCGACGTGCAGGTGCCCGGCGGCATCGCGGTCGCGCCCGCGGTCACCGGCGACCTGGTGCTGCTGCTGGCCGAGGTGATGGAGAACGCGACGGTGTTCTCCCCGCCGCACACCCGCGTCACGGTCAACGCGATGGTGACCGGCCACGTGGTACGCCTCCGCGTCGTCGACCACGGCCTCGGGCTGTCCCCCGAGCGGATCGCCGAGGAGAACGCCCGCCTGGCCCGCCGCGAGCGCCTCGACCTGGCGCCGACCGAGGTGCTCGGGCTCTTCGTGGTCGGGCGGCTGGCGCGTAAACACGGCCTCGCCGTCGCGCTCTCCGAGACGCCGGGCGGCGGCGTGACCGTCACCGTCGACATCGGGCAGGACCACCTGGTGCGCACCGCGATCCAGGAGCCGGACCCGGTGCCACCGCCCCAGCCGCCGAAGCCGGCGCGCGGCCTCGCCTCGGTACGGCACCTGAACGTGGCACCGTCGTACGGCGGCGACGAGCCGGCGGTCGTACAGCGCGCGGTGGCCCGCGCCCTCGTGGCGACCGCCGAGCACGAGCCGTCCTTCAACGTGGACGCGCTGGACCGGGCCACGCGCACGATCGGCAGCGGCAACTCCTGGAACGCGTTCGCGCCGCGGCCAGCCGCACCGCCGGTACCCCCTGCTGATCCGGCACCGGCGGCGACGCCCGCGCCCGCGCCGCGGACCGCGCCCACCCACGGTGGCCTCCGCCAGCGGGTCCCGGGAGCGCAGCTCCCGGAGGGGACGGCACCCGGCGCGGACCGCACGCCGGCGCCCACGGGGGTCGATGCCGCGACGGCGCGGGCGCTGGTGGAGGAGTTCGAAGCGGGGGTACGCCGCGCGGAGTCCACCGTGTCCGACGAGCCGGTCGCGCGCAGCGAGGTGCCGCCGGTGATCGCGCCGCCCGCACCGGGCCCGCGTGCCCCACTCACCCGCCGGGTGCCCGGCGCCACGCTGCCGGCGGACATCCCGACCCAGCCGCCGCCGCAGGTACTGCCCGACCAGTGGTCGCCCGATCCGGACGCGGCCCGGGACTCGCTCGAGCAGTTCGAATCCGGCGTCGCGCGCGCCTTGCAGCAGGAAGGAACCCAGCAGTGA